The sequence ATTGACCAGTCCAACCATCGGAGATTGCATACCGGCCAGCATTTGGGCCAGCAGGACTTCCTTCGGAGGCAGGCTGGCCAGAGCTTTTACGCCGCTGGGATCGATGACCCTGCCTTCTACCAGACCCGCCTTGATTTCTAAGGCCTGAGTCTTGGTTTCTTTGAGAAAGTCCGAAATGATCTTGGCGGGTGCTACCGGGTCCTGAAAGGAAAATGCGATGGCAGTAGTTCCTTCCAGATGTTTGTCAAGCCCTTCGATGTTGGCTTGTTTGGCAGCAATCCGGGTTAATGTGTTTTTCACGACGCGATATTCTACGCCGGCTTCCCGCAGTTTGCGGCGAAGAGCCGTATCCTGGGCCACGCTTAAGCCACGGTAGCTGGTAAGCACCGCACCTTTGGTCTTTTCTAGTTTTTCTTTCATTGCCACAACTAGTTGTTCTTTTTCCGCTGTTATAGCCATTGTTTCACCTCCTTTAATTTTGCGAAAACAAAAACGACCTCACGGCAAAGTCCGGAGGTCGTTTATGACAAAAGCAAATGTCAATAAGCCACTTTTATCTCCGGCCTCGGTGGGCGGACCCAAAGGTCCTTTATGCCTTCGCACCTACTGTCTACAGCCTTGAAAAATTATAAAGTTATTCTGCATCTTTTTTGGCCGAAGCCGCTTTCAGGGTATTGACACGGACACCGGGGCCCATAGTAGTGCTCACGGTGATGTTGCGCATGTATTGCCCTTTGGCAGCAGCCGGTTTTACTTTGACCAGGGTATCAATCAAGGTCTGGAAGTTCTGAAGCAATTTAGCGGTTTCAAACGATACCTTACCGACCGGAGCATGGATATTACCAGCTTTATCAGTGCGGTATTCAATCTTACCGGCCTTGATTTCGTTAATGGCCCGGGCCACATCCAGAGTAACTGTACCCACTTTCGGGTTAGGCATCAGACCCTTGGGTCCCAGAATCTTACCCAGACGGCCTACCAAGCCCATCATATCGGGAGTAGCAACAGCTACATCAAAATCAGTCCAGCCGCCTTGGATTTTTTCTACCATATCTTCAGCACCGACAAAATCAGCGCCGGCCTGTTCGGCTTCCTTGGATTTCTCACCTTTGGCGAAAACTAATACCCGCTTGGTCTTGCCGGTGCCATGAGGCAAAACCACGGCGCCGCGGACCTGTTGATCCGCATACTTGGGATCAACACCCAATTTGACGGCTACTTCGACAGTGGCGTCAAATTTAGCGGTGGAAGACTTTTGCGCTAAGGCAATTGCTTCTTCCGGATCATATAGTTTATCGTGGTCAATTTGCTTAACAGCTTCTTGATATTTCTTTCCGTGTGCAGGCATGCAATACATTCCTCCTATTTCGTGGTGATAACGGATATTCCTCCCACAAGACATTGGGAAACTGCTGCAAAAGGCCCATCTGTGTTGTTGTTCCTGCGGTTATTTGCTTGCGTACTACCCCGTAAGCCGCGGCCTAATCCTCGCCATGCCTGGCAGCTGAACCTTTTGCAGCAGTTTCCGAACGACTAAGGAAACCTAGTCGACAATGTCAATGCC comes from Acetonema longum DSM 6540 and encodes:
- the rplJ gene encoding 50S ribosomal protein L10 is translated as MAITAEKEQLVVAMKEKLEKTKGAVLTSYRGLSVAQDTALRRKLREAGVEYRVVKNTLTRIAAKQANIEGLDKHLEGTTAIAFSFQDPVAPAKIISDFLKETKTQALEIKAGLVEGRVIDPSGVKALASLPPKEVLLAQMLAGMQSPMVGLVNVLQGTTRNLVYALEAIRQQKESA
- the rplA gene encoding 50S ribosomal protein L1, yielding MPAHGKKYQEAVKQIDHDKLYDPEEAIALAQKSSTAKFDATVEVAVKLGVDPKYADQQVRGAVVLPHGTGKTKRVLVFAKGEKSKEAEQAGADFVGAEDMVEKIQGGWTDFDVAVATPDMMGLVGRLGKILGPKGLMPNPKVGTVTLDVARAINEIKAGKIEYRTDKAGNIHAPVGKVSFETAKLLQNFQTLIDTLVKVKPAAAKGQYMRNITVSTTMGPGVRVNTLKAASAKKDAE